A single window of Cellulomonas sp. NTE-D12 DNA harbors:
- the recN gene encoding DNA repair protein RecN — protein MIEEIRISDLGVIGQAQMALGPGLTVLTGETGAGKTMVLTALSLLLGGKADPATVRVGAPAAAVEGRVHLDGHPDAIARVTDAGAELDDDGSLVLLRTVTAAGPDSVGRSRAHLGGRSVPHGVLAEIADALVTVHGQADQLRLRTPAAQREALDEFVGPEHRDRLAAYRVAWTTSAQVGAELTELVERAQDRSREAELLRLGLAEVERIDPQPEEDVALADEAERLTHAEDLRSAASAAHGALAGEDEVGEAPAATLLVDAARRLLDQAGAHDPTLAALATRVAEAGYLLADVATDLAGYLQDLQADPARLEAVQSRRAELATLTRSHGGDVAGVLAWARQAGLRLLELEDDGGRIEALRTRRTELDAEVQALAAEIGAARRAAATRLAESVTAELAGLAMAGARLEVVVEDADEPSVHGADRVELLLVPHAGAPARPLGKGASGGELSRVMLAIEVSLATSGGARAQTPGTFVFDEVDAGVGGKAAVEVGRRLAQLARSAQVLVVTHLAQVAAFADTHLVVTKSTAGGHDVVTESDVRSVAGEDRVRELARMLAGQEDSEAARAHAAELLAQSGVGR, from the coding sequence GTGATCGAGGAGATCCGGATCAGCGACCTCGGCGTCATCGGGCAGGCCCAGATGGCCCTGGGGCCGGGACTGACGGTGCTGACCGGCGAGACCGGGGCTGGCAAGACGATGGTGCTGACCGCCCTCTCGCTGCTGCTGGGGGGCAAGGCGGACCCCGCGACCGTCCGCGTCGGCGCGCCGGCGGCCGCCGTCGAGGGACGGGTGCACCTCGACGGCCACCCGGACGCGATCGCGCGTGTGACCGACGCGGGCGCGGAGCTGGACGACGACGGCTCGCTGGTGCTGCTGCGGACCGTGACGGCCGCCGGGCCGGACAGCGTGGGCCGGTCCCGCGCTCACCTCGGCGGTCGGTCCGTGCCGCACGGGGTCCTGGCGGAGATCGCGGACGCGCTGGTGACGGTGCACGGGCAGGCGGACCAGCTGCGCCTGCGGACGCCGGCGGCCCAGCGGGAGGCGCTCGACGAGTTCGTCGGGCCGGAGCACCGGGATCGTCTGGCGGCCTACCGGGTGGCATGGACGACCAGCGCCCAGGTGGGCGCCGAGCTGACCGAGCTCGTCGAGCGGGCGCAGGACCGCTCGCGCGAGGCGGAGCTCCTGCGCCTCGGACTCGCCGAGGTGGAGCGGATCGACCCGCAGCCCGAGGAGGACGTCGCGCTGGCCGACGAGGCGGAGCGTCTGACCCACGCCGAGGACCTGCGGTCTGCCGCGAGCGCGGCGCACGGCGCGCTCGCCGGTGAGGACGAGGTCGGCGAGGCTCCGGCAGCGACGCTCCTCGTGGACGCCGCGCGGCGCCTGCTGGACCAGGCGGGCGCGCACGACCCGACGCTGGCGGCCCTGGCGACACGCGTGGCCGAGGCGGGGTACCTGCTCGCGGATGTCGCGACGGACCTCGCCGGGTATCTGCAGGACCTGCAGGCGGACCCGGCGCGGCTCGAGGCCGTGCAGTCTCGGCGTGCCGAGCTGGCCACCCTGACACGGAGCCACGGCGGCGATGTCGCGGGTGTGCTGGCTTGGGCCCGGCAGGCGGGTCTGCGGCTGCTGGAGCTCGAGGACGACGGCGGCCGGATCGAGGCGCTGCGGACGCGCCGCACCGAGCTCGACGCCGAGGTCCAGGCTCTGGCCGCCGAGATCGGCGCGGCCCGGCGCGCGGCCGCGACCAGGCTGGCAGAGAGCGTCACGGCCGAGCTCGCCGGTCTCGCCATGGCGGGCGCGCGCCTCGAGGTGGTGGTCGAGGACGCGGACGAGCCCTCGGTGCACGGCGCGGACCGGGTGGAGCTGCTGCTGGTGCCGCACGCCGGCGCCCCGGCGCGACCGCTCGGCAAGGGGGCGTCCGGCGGCGAGCTGTCCCGCGTGATGCTCGCGATCGAGGTGTCGTTGGCGACGTCGGGCGGCGCTCGGGCGCAGACCCCGGGCACCTTCGTGTTCGACGAGGTGGACGCCGGCGTGGGCGGCAAGGCGGCAGTGGAGGTCGGACGACGCCTGGCGCAGCTCGCCCGGTCGGCGCAGGTGCTCGTCGTCACCCACCTGGCGCAGGTCGCCGCGTTCGCGGACACGCATCTCGTGGTGACGAAGTCCACGGCGGGCGGGCACGACGTGGTCACCGAGTCCGACGTCCGATCGGTCGCGGGCGAGGACCGGGTCCGTGAGCTGGCGCGCATGCTGGCTGGTCAGGAGGATTCCGAGGCGGCTCGCGCGCACGCGGCGGAGCTCCTGGCGCAGTCGGGCGTGGGACGATGA
- a CDS encoding copper transporter, with translation MIDFRYHLVSLISVFLALAVGIALGAGPLKQTLGDTLTGQVQQLRTEKAQLRSQLDDTAGQLKNSDAYLDAASGQLVQGTLKDRRVAVVALGAVPQDERTAVDARLTQAGATVSAHVTLTDAWSSTDQRSFRQGLVGYLLGYLNPAPDQGAGVQAQLAQALVQGLVRAESGKPDTLTQDSTVLLQLLSSGQTPLITLANPVTAPADAVVVLAVPVVTTSAATPAPTPAQDATSSALAVVGAAQSFSHGAVLVDGSVAAGSLVSAVLADKSLNGAVTTVSGADTITGQVTVPLALAARIAGTNGHYGFGSGLSPMPARTAVPTTAGARTAG, from the coding sequence GTGATCGACTTCCGGTACCACCTCGTCTCCCTGATCTCCGTCTTCCTCGCGCTCGCCGTGGGTATCGCGCTCGGCGCCGGCCCGTTGAAGCAGACGCTGGGCGACACCCTCACGGGCCAGGTGCAGCAGCTCCGCACCGAGAAGGCGCAGCTGCGCAGCCAGCTCGACGACACGGCGGGCCAGCTGAAGAACAGCGATGCCTACCTCGACGCGGCGAGCGGGCAGCTGGTGCAGGGGACCCTGAAGGACCGGCGCGTCGCGGTCGTCGCGCTCGGCGCCGTCCCGCAGGACGAGCGCACCGCCGTCGACGCCCGGCTCACGCAGGCCGGCGCCACGGTCAGCGCCCACGTGACCTTGACGGACGCGTGGTCGTCGACGGACCAACGCAGCTTCCGGCAGGGCCTGGTCGGCTACCTCCTCGGCTACCTGAACCCCGCGCCCGACCAGGGGGCGGGCGTGCAGGCGCAGCTGGCGCAGGCGCTGGTGCAGGGGCTGGTTCGCGCCGAGTCCGGCAAGCCCGACACCCTGACGCAGGACTCCACGGTGCTGCTGCAGCTGCTGTCCTCGGGTCAGACACCGCTGATCACGCTCGCCAACCCCGTCACGGCGCCGGCCGACGCCGTCGTGGTGCTGGCCGTCCCGGTCGTGACGACGAGCGCGGCGACCCCGGCACCGACCCCGGCGCAGGACGCGACGAGCTCGGCGCTCGCGGTGGTCGGCGCGGCACAGTCGTTCTCGCACGGCGCCGTGCTGGTGGACGGGTCGGTCGCGGCGGGTTCGCTGGTGTCGGCCGTGCTGGCCGACAAGTCGCTGAACGGTGCGGTGACCACGGTCTCCGGCGCGGACACGATCACCGGCCAGGTCACGGTGCCGCTGGCGCTCGCGGCGCGCATCGCGGGGACCAACGGCCACTACGGCTTCGGCAGCGGGCTGTCCCCGATGCCGGCGCGCACGGCGGTGCCGACGACCGCCGGCGCCCGGACCGCCGGGTGA
- a CDS encoding lipid II flippase MurJ — protein sequence MSPARRRLLGGLAGAAAMIAVVTALSRVLGFVRYLVGAGTVGMGGVADAYNSANVLPNVLFEVAAGGALAGALVPLLAGPVLRRDAAEVDRIVGAALGWTLLVLTPLGLLLAAVSGPVAHLVAGDRGAGAVEVLRFFVVVFAAQVPMYGLTVLLYAVLQAHRRFFWPAFAPVMSSLVVVATFLGYGLLAHGQRDDPAAVPGAALQVLAWGTTAGVASMCFPMLVPVRRLGVAIRPTLRFPPGVARRFRSLAFAGVGAVAAQQLSVLVVLQLAVTRGTSGSYTTFVYGQQVYLLPYAILVVPLATSTFPRVAARVAASDQDGFARLSALTTRAVLAAAATGAAALLAAAPAVARVFAALSHSPSVQPDMTALLTWMLPGVVGFAAMFHVSRTLYALERARSAVVSAAVGWGTVAVVAVVAVVALTSHGPDRAAVLTALGLATTAGMTAGGGATLVALRRAAGPAALDGLTRTLLVLGGAGAVAAVAGRWVADAVSNVAGTGAWTALGAAAGAGLVALLVVVGAVLGLDRETVHGMLRAEHEPARS from the coding sequence GTGAGTCCCGCGCGCCGCCGGCTGCTCGGCGGGCTCGCGGGCGCCGCGGCGATGATCGCCGTGGTCACCGCGCTGTCCCGCGTGCTGGGCTTCGTCCGTTACCTGGTCGGCGCGGGCACCGTCGGGATGGGCGGGGTGGCCGACGCCTACAACTCCGCGAACGTGCTGCCGAACGTGCTGTTCGAGGTGGCAGCCGGCGGCGCCCTCGCCGGCGCGCTCGTGCCGTTGCTGGCAGGACCGGTGCTGCGCCGCGACGCGGCGGAGGTGGACCGGATCGTCGGCGCCGCGCTCGGCTGGACCCTGCTCGTCCTCACCCCGCTCGGGCTGCTGCTGGCGGCCGTGTCCGGTCCGGTGGCTCACCTCGTCGCCGGGGACCGCGGTGCGGGGGCGGTCGAGGTCCTGCGCTTCTTCGTCGTCGTGTTCGCGGCGCAGGTGCCGATGTACGGGTTGACGGTGCTGCTGTACGCGGTGCTGCAGGCGCACCGGCGGTTCTTCTGGCCGGCTTTCGCGCCCGTGATGTCGTCCCTGGTTGTCGTCGCGACCTTCCTCGGGTACGGGTTGCTGGCGCACGGCCAACGGGACGACCCGGCCGCCGTCCCCGGCGCCGCCCTGCAGGTGCTGGCCTGGGGGACCACCGCGGGCGTGGCGTCCATGTGCTTCCCGATGCTCGTGCCGGTACGTCGGCTCGGGGTCGCCATCCGTCCGACGCTGCGGTTCCCCCCGGGCGTGGCACGCCGGTTCAGGTCGCTGGCGTTCGCGGGTGTCGGGGCCGTCGCCGCCCAGCAGCTCTCGGTGCTGGTGGTGCTGCAGCTCGCCGTCACCCGCGGCACGAGCGGTTCGTACACGACGTTCGTGTACGGGCAGCAGGTGTACCTGCTGCCCTACGCGATCCTCGTCGTGCCCCTGGCCACGTCGACCTTCCCGCGGGTCGCCGCGCGGGTCGCCGCTTCGGACCAGGACGGGTTCGCACGGCTGTCCGCGCTCACCACCCGCGCCGTGCTGGCCGCCGCGGCCACCGGAGCCGCGGCCCTGCTGGCGGCCGCACCGGCGGTGGCCCGGGTGTTCGCGGCGCTGTCGCACAGCCCCTCCGTGCAGCCCGACATGACGGCCCTGCTCACGTGGATGCTCCCGGGGGTGGTCGGCTTCGCGGCGATGTTCCACGTGTCCCGGACGCTGTACGCCCTCGAGCGGGCGCGTTCGGCCGTCGTGAGCGCCGCCGTGGGCTGGGGCACGGTGGCGGTCGTCGCGGTGGTGGCCGTCGTCGCGCTGACGTCGCACGGACCCGACCGTGCCGCCGTGCTGACCGCGCTCGGCCTCGCCACGACGGCCGGGATGACGGCCGGGGGCGGCGCGACGCTCGTGGCGCTGCGGCGGGCGGCGGGTCCGGCGGCGCTCGACGGACTGACCCGCACGCTGCTCGTCCTGGGCGGTGCCGGTGCGGTGGCAGCCGTCGCGGGTCGGTGGGTGGCGGATGCGGTGTCGAACGTCGCCGGCACCGGCGCGTGGACCGCGCTCGGGGCGGCGGCCGGAGCCGGGCTCGTCGCGCTGCTCGTGGTGGTCGGGGCGGTCCTGGGCCTGGACCGCGAGACCGTGCACGGGATGCTGCGAGCGGAGCACGAACCGGCCCGGAGCTGA
- a CDS encoding ABC transporter ATP-binding protein, whose protein sequence is MPLSPAVEVTGLLKRYGTDVAVEGLDLVAESGRVTAVLGPNGAGKTTTVEICEGLRHRDGGDVRVLGLDPAHDATTLRPLVGVMLQDGGLPNTQRAGDVLEHVARMYADPVDTGELTERLGLRTFARTSVRRLSGGERQRLALAVALVGRPRLVFLDEPSAGLDPQARHAVWDLVGELSADGVSVVLTTHFMAEAEALADHVVIVDHGRAIASGTVAELVASGGTTTLRVEAAKPLDPAALATALGSAFTVEAAGRTACSVTGPVDPRSVAAVTATLADADVQVTRLELGRRTLEDVFLDLTGRSLR, encoded by the coding sequence GTGCCGCTCTCCCCAGCCGTCGAGGTGACGGGGCTGCTCAAGCGCTACGGCACGGACGTCGCGGTCGAGGGGCTCGACCTGGTCGCGGAGTCCGGACGGGTGACCGCGGTGCTCGGCCCCAACGGCGCCGGCAAGACGACCACCGTCGAGATCTGCGAGGGTCTGCGACATCGCGACGGCGGCGACGTGCGGGTCCTGGGCCTCGACCCCGCGCACGACGCCACGACGCTGCGACCGCTGGTCGGCGTGATGCTCCAGGACGGCGGACTGCCGAACACGCAACGGGCGGGCGACGTCCTGGAGCACGTCGCGCGCATGTACGCCGACCCGGTCGACACCGGCGAGCTGACGGAGCGCCTCGGCCTGCGCACGTTCGCGCGCACCTCCGTGCGACGGCTGTCCGGCGGCGAGCGGCAGCGGCTCGCGCTCGCCGTGGCGCTCGTCGGACGTCCCCGTCTGGTCTTCCTCGACGAGCCGAGCGCGGGGCTGGACCCCCAGGCGCGACACGCCGTGTGGGACCTCGTCGGCGAGCTGTCCGCCGACGGGGTGTCCGTGGTGCTCACCACGCACTTCATGGCCGAGGCCGAGGCCCTGGCGGACCACGTCGTGATCGTCGACCACGGGCGTGCGATCGCCTCCGGCACGGTCGCCGAGCTCGTCGCCTCGGGAGGCACCACCACGCTGCGCGTCGAGGCCGCGAAGCCCCTCGACCCGGCCGCGCTGGCGACGGCGCTGGGATCGGCGTTCACGGTCGAGGCCGCCGGCCGCACGGCCTGCAGCGTCACCGGACCTGTCGACCCCAGGTCGGTGGCTGCCGTCACGGCGACGCTCGCCGACGCGGACGTGCAGGTCACCCGCCTGGAGCTCGGCCGCCGCACGCTCGAGGACGTCTTCCTCGACCTGACCGGGCGGAGCCTGCGATGA
- a CDS encoding ABC transporter permease has product MTTAAPASRRIAAQSAFELRAVLRNGEQVMVTVLLPLILLGGLARATFVALDTGGATRIDLVTPGVLAFALMSSAFTSPAITTAFDRRNGVLRLMATTPLGPTGLLVGKLVAVLAVQVMQVVVIGGAAVALGWRPEPGGILPAVVAWLLGTTAWGAAALLAAGRVRAEAVIALANLVLVLLAFGGVVLPASVLPAGLAHVVGWLPSGALGESLRAALLHGTWAAGPLAVLAVWAVALSAAAARWFRWS; this is encoded by the coding sequence ATGACCACCGCCGCCCCCGCCTCCAGGCGGATCGCCGCGCAGAGCGCCTTCGAGCTGCGCGCGGTGCTCCGCAACGGCGAGCAGGTGATGGTGACGGTCCTGCTGCCGCTGATCCTGCTGGGCGGCCTCGCGCGGGCCACCTTCGTCGCGCTGGACACGGGCGGCGCGACCCGCATCGACCTGGTCACACCGGGCGTGCTCGCGTTCGCGCTGATGAGCTCGGCCTTCACCTCACCGGCGATCACCACGGCGTTCGACCGGCGCAACGGCGTGCTGCGCCTGATGGCGACCACCCCGCTCGGCCCCACCGGGCTGCTCGTCGGCAAGCTCGTCGCCGTGCTGGCCGTGCAGGTGATGCAGGTCGTGGTGATCGGCGGTGCGGCCGTCGCGCTCGGCTGGCGACCCGAGCCGGGCGGCATCCTGCCGGCGGTCGTGGCCTGGCTGCTCGGCACCACGGCGTGGGGCGCGGCCGCCCTGCTCGCCGCAGGACGGGTCCGTGCCGAGGCGGTCATCGCGCTGGCGAACCTCGTGCTGGTGCTCCTCGCCTTCGGCGGGGTGGTGCTTCCCGCGAGCGTGCTGCCCGCCGGGCTCGCCCACGTCGTCGGCTGGCTGCCGTCGGGCGCGCTCGGCGAGTCGCTGCGTGCCGCGCTGCTGCACGGCACGTGGGCCGCCGGACCGCTGGCGGTGCTCGCCGTGTGGGCGGTCGCGCTGTCCGCCGCGGCCGCCCGCTGGTTCCGCTGGTCGTAG
- a CDS encoding COX15/CtaA family protein, producing the protein MTSAAASAPLVRDRLDTWRWRAVVANLVAQVLIIVTGGLVRLTASGLGCSSWPSCEPGHFTPTVHDATSYHPFIEFGNRTITGVLVVVSLAVALLVGLDRRRSASYRTMAWVPLVGVVVQAVVGGMAVLYQLPPAVVSGHMLLSMVLVAVSTWLVVRSRESDAASTPVVDGVTRRLVAGLGVAAVAVVVLGVVVTGAGPHSGDDRVGYRFAVDPFQMARVHSLAVWLFVALLVAVLLRLRRTGPAPARRAAWLLLAVTAAQALIGYVQLFTGLPIALVDLHMLGAAALVVAVVLLAGTLRTRGPVPALPAPGPQPAAAARAA; encoded by the coding sequence GTGACCAGCGCAGCGGCCTCCGCACCTCTCGTCCGCGACCGCCTCGACACCTGGCGCTGGCGCGCGGTGGTGGCCAACCTCGTCGCGCAGGTGCTGATCATCGTCACCGGCGGTCTGGTGCGCCTGACGGCCTCAGGTCTCGGCTGCTCGTCGTGGCCCAGCTGCGAGCCGGGACACTTCACGCCGACCGTGCACGACGCGACCAGCTACCACCCGTTCATCGAGTTCGGGAACCGCACCATCACCGGTGTCCTCGTCGTCGTCTCGCTCGCGGTCGCGCTCCTCGTCGGCCTGGACCGCCGTCGCTCGGCGTCCTACCGCACGATGGCGTGGGTGCCCCTGGTCGGCGTGGTCGTCCAGGCCGTCGTCGGGGGGATGGCGGTCCTGTACCAGCTGCCGCCGGCCGTCGTCAGCGGCCACATGCTCCTGTCGATGGTGCTCGTCGCCGTGTCGACGTGGCTGGTGGTCCGCTCGCGCGAGAGCGACGCGGCGTCGACCCCCGTGGTGGACGGCGTCACGCGCCGGCTGGTCGCCGGCCTCGGCGTCGCGGCCGTCGCCGTCGTGGTCCTCGGCGTCGTGGTGACCGGGGCCGGTCCGCACTCGGGCGACGACCGGGTCGGCTACCGGTTCGCCGTCGACCCGTTCCAGATGGCGCGCGTGCACTCGCTGGCGGTCTGGCTCTTCGTCGCGCTGCTCGTCGCCGTCCTGCTGCGGCTGCGCCGCACCGGACCGGCCCCCGCCCGTCGCGCCGCCTGGCTGCTCCTCGCCGTCACCGCGGCGCAGGCGCTGATCGGCTACGTCCAGCTGTTCACCGGGCTGCCCATCGCCCTGGTCGACCTGCACATGCTGGGGGCCGCCGCGCTCGTCGTCGCGGTCGTCCTGCTCGCCGGCACCCTCCGCACGCGCGGTCCGGTGCCTGCTCTCCCGGCGCCGGGTCCGCAGCCCGCTGCAGCGGCCCGCGCCGCCTGA
- the steA gene encoding putative cytokinetic ring protein SteA: MKLSLRRHGHTAGADEVVGPARVDRRTKALTKRLRPGDVAVIDHLDLDRVAAEALVACRPAAVLNAARSTSGRYPNLGPEILVAAGVPLVDDLGPDVMSVSDGRVIRVADGAVFDQDRLIAEGELQTVESVAASMEAARAGLSVQLESFAANTMDYLRRERELLLDGVGVPDVRTPIEGRQVLVVVRGYHYKEDLVALRPYIREFHPVLIGVDGGADAILEAGARPDLIVGDMDSVSDRALRCGAEVVVHAYRDGRAPGLARVEALGIPYVVFPATGTSEDVAMLLADDKGAELIVALGTHATLVEFLDKGRSGMASTFLTRLRVGGKLVDAKGVSQLYRHGISNLQLVLLIAAGLFALGVALASTVGGQALYGLLGARFDDVVSWVRGLFGGLP, from the coding sequence ATGAAACTCTCCCTGCGCAGGCACGGTCATACGGCCGGCGCCGACGAGGTCGTGGGCCCGGCACGGGTCGACCGCCGCACGAAGGCCCTGACCAAGCGTCTACGACCTGGTGACGTCGCGGTCATCGACCACCTCGACCTCGACCGCGTGGCGGCGGAGGCCCTGGTCGCCTGCCGTCCCGCGGCGGTCCTGAACGCCGCGCGCTCCACCTCCGGCCGGTACCCGAACCTGGGTCCCGAGATCCTGGTGGCGGCAGGGGTCCCGCTCGTCGACGACCTCGGCCCTGATGTCATGTCGGTGTCCGACGGACGGGTGATCCGGGTCGCGGACGGCGCCGTGTTCGACCAGGACCGCCTGATCGCCGAGGGGGAGCTGCAGACGGTGGAGTCCGTCGCGGCCTCGATGGAGGCGGCGCGTGCGGGCCTCTCGGTACAGCTCGAGTCGTTCGCCGCCAACACGATGGACTACCTGCGGCGGGAACGGGAGCTGCTGCTCGACGGCGTCGGCGTGCCGGACGTCCGCACGCCCATCGAGGGCCGTCAGGTGCTCGTCGTCGTGCGGGGCTACCACTACAAGGAGGACCTCGTCGCGCTGCGCCCGTACATCCGGGAGTTCCACCCCGTGCTGATCGGGGTGGACGGTGGCGCGGACGCGATCCTCGAGGCCGGTGCGCGGCCCGACCTCATCGTCGGCGACATGGACTCCGTCTCCGACCGGGCCCTGCGGTGCGGTGCCGAGGTGGTGGTGCACGCCTATCGCGACGGGCGGGCACCCGGCCTGGCGCGCGTCGAGGCGCTCGGCATCCCCTACGTGGTGTTCCCGGCGACGGGGACCAGCGAGGACGTGGCGATGCTGCTCGCGGACGACAAGGGCGCGGAGCTGATCGTGGCGCTCGGCACGCACGCCACGCTGGTGGAGTTCCTCGACAAGGGTCGTTCCGGCATGGCCAGCACGTTCCTGACCCGCCTCCGGGTGGGCGGCAAGCTGGTGGACGCCAAGGGGGTGTCGCAGCTGTACCGGCACGGCATCTCCAACCTCCAGCTGGTGCTGCTGATCGCCGCAGGACTGTTCGCGCTGGGCGTCGCGCTCGCGTCGACCGTCGGCGGCCAGGCGCTGTACGGGCTGCTCGGTGCGCGGTTCGACGACGTCGTCTCGTGGGTGCGCGGGCTGTTCGGGGGCCTGCCGTGA
- a CDS encoding NUDIX hydrolase — translation MTTRPATPEPTDTVASRPVVQHRVLHDGAVFDVVADHVDLGGEPVLREYTAHPGAAGVIALDDEDRVLLLSQYRHPVRRELWEPPAGLLDVEGEDPVAAAARELAEEADLRAASWWRLVDFFTSPGSSDESITVYLARDLSPVPHGDRYERIDEEATMVASWLPLDEAVASVLGGRLHNPTAVVGILAAAAARAAGWSTLEVVTA, via the coding sequence ATGACCACCCGGCCCGCCACCCCGGAGCCGACCGACACGGTCGCGAGCCGTCCCGTCGTGCAGCACCGCGTGCTGCACGACGGGGCGGTGTTCGACGTGGTCGCCGACCACGTCGACCTGGGTGGCGAGCCTGTGCTGCGCGAGTACACGGCGCACCCCGGTGCGGCCGGTGTGATCGCGCTGGACGACGAGGACCGGGTGCTGCTGCTGTCCCAGTACCGGCACCCGGTCCGTCGGGAGCTGTGGGAGCCGCCGGCCGGGCTGCTGGACGTCGAGGGGGAGGACCCCGTCGCTGCGGCAGCGCGCGAGCTCGCCGAGGAGGCCGACCTGCGGGCGGCCTCGTGGTGGCGGCTGGTCGACTTCTTCACCTCACCGGGCAGCTCCGACGAGTCGATCACGGTCTACCTGGCGCGGGACCTCTCGCCGGTGCCGCACGGCGACCGTTACGAGCGCATCGACGAGGAGGCGACGATGGTCGCCTCCTGGCTGCCGCTCGACGAGGCGGTCGCCTCGGTGCTCGGCGGACGGCTGCACAACCCGACGGCCGTGGTGGGGATCCTCGCGGCGGCGGCCGCCCGCGCTGCGGGTTGGTCCACGCTCGAGGTCGTCACGGCGTAG
- a CDS encoding CTP synthase: MDRAHRLSGRSDSLTRHIFVTGGVASSLGKGLTASSLGRLLRSRGLRVTMQKLDPYLNVDPGTMNPFQHGEVFVTDDGAETDLDVGHYERFLDVNLVGSANVTTGQIYSTVIARERRGEYLGDTVQVIPHITDEIKARMRAQAGDDVDVIITEIGGTVGDIESLPFLEAARQVRHDVGRANVFFLHVSLVPYIGPSGELKTKPTQHSVAALRSIGIQPDAIVLRADREVPESTKRKIALMCDVDVEGVVTAADAPSIYEIPRVLHSEGLDAYVVQRLALPFRDVDWSGWDALLQRVHRPAHEVEIALVGKYIDLPDAYLSVTEALRAGGFHHDARVKIRWVTSDDCQTLDGAAAALEGVDGVVIPGGFGVRGIEGKVGALRWARENKVPTLGLCLGLQCMVIEYSRNVLGLDGASSSEFDPDTPHAVIATMAEQLAIVGGEGDLGGTMRLGAYEAVLTPGSLVAELYGADKVSERHRHRYEVNNAYRDKLEEAGLVISGVSPDTSLVEFVELPREEHPYFVATQAHPEFKSRPTRAHPLFAGLVGAALKRRSA, encoded by the coding sequence ATGGATCGCGCGCACCGACTCTCCGGGCGGTCGGATTCTCTGACCCGGCACATCTTCGTCACCGGAGGCGTCGCCTCTTCTCTGGGCAAGGGCCTGACGGCCAGCAGCCTCGGGCGCCTCCTGCGCTCGCGCGGTCTGCGGGTCACCATGCAGAAGCTCGACCCCTACCTCAACGTGGACCCGGGCACCATGAACCCGTTCCAGCACGGTGAGGTGTTCGTCACGGACGACGGTGCGGAGACCGACCTCGACGTCGGCCACTACGAGCGGTTCCTCGACGTGAACCTGGTCGGCTCGGCCAACGTGACCACCGGCCAGATCTACTCGACGGTGATCGCCCGCGAGCGGCGCGGGGAGTACCTCGGGGACACCGTGCAGGTGATCCCGCACATCACGGACGAGATCAAGGCGCGGATGCGCGCGCAGGCCGGTGACGACGTCGACGTGATCATCACCGAGATCGGCGGCACCGTCGGCGACATCGAGTCGCTGCCGTTCCTCGAGGCGGCCCGCCAGGTGCGCCACGACGTCGGCCGTGCGAACGTCTTCTTCCTGCACGTGTCGCTGGTGCCGTACATCGGTCCGTCGGGCGAGCTCAAGACGAAGCCGACGCAGCACTCCGTCGCCGCGCTGCGCAGCATCGGCATCCAGCCGGACGCCATCGTGCTGCGCGCCGACCGCGAGGTGCCGGAGTCCACCAAGCGCAAGATCGCGCTGATGTGCGACGTGGACGTGGAGGGCGTCGTCACCGCGGCGGACGCGCCGAGCATCTACGAGATCCCGCGCGTGCTGCACTCCGAGGGCCTCGACGCCTACGTGGTGCAGCGTCTCGCGCTGCCCTTCCGCGACGTGGACTGGAGCGGCTGGGACGCCCTGCTGCAGCGCGTGCACCGCCCGGCGCACGAGGTCGAGATCGCCCTGGTCGGCAAGTACATCGACCTGCCGGACGCCTACCTGTCCGTCACGGAGGCGCTGCGGGCCGGCGGGTTCCACCACGACGCCCGGGTGAAGATCCGCTGGGTCACCTCCGACGACTGCCAGACGCTGGACGGTGCGGCAGCCGCGCTCGAGGGCGTGGACGGTGTGGTGATCCCCGGCGGTTTCGGGGTTCGCGGCATCGAGGGCAAGGTCGGCGCGCTGCGCTGGGCCCGCGAGAACAAGGTCCCGACGCTGGGCCTGTGCCTCGGCCTGCAGTGCATGGTGATCGAGTACTCCCGCAACGTGCTGGGGCTGGACGGGGCATCGTCCTCGGAGTTCGACCCGGACACGCCGCACGCCGTGATCGCGACGATGGCGGAGCAGCTGGCGATCGTCGGCGGCGAGGGCGACCTGGGCGGCACCATGCGGCTCGGTGCCTACGAGGCCGTGCTGACGCCGGGCTCGCTGGTCGCGGAGCTGTACGGCGCCGACAAGGTGTCCGAGCGGCACCGCCACCGGTACGAGGTGAACAACGCCTACCGCGACAAGCTCGAGGAGGCCGGCCTGGTGATCTCCGGCGTGTCGCCGGACACGTCGCTGGTCGAGTTCGTCGAGCTGCCGCGAGAGGAGCACCCGTACTTCGTCGCGACGCAGGCGCACCCGGAGTTCAAGTCGCGCCCGACGCGGGCGCACCCGCTGTTCGCCGGCCTCGTCGGTGCGGCGCTGAAGCGGCGCTCCGCATGA